The following proteins come from a genomic window of Aspergillus oryzae RIB40 DNA, chromosome 4:
- a CDS encoding GPI anchored serine-threonine rich protein (predicted protein), whose protein sequence is MRATLFTTILAGSLPLLAAAQTQATATAGTTTSTGSKCAAQNIVDDCKERMMGQLKACGVNEWKCLCEQQGNVVTCYNNCPGSAESGPEKQKQQVYCNAAKALPSSSTTIASSTASATEAKKTSSSTATSTSTSTGAAALPTAAFGAVEGGLMLGVVLGVLGL, encoded by the exons ATGCGTGCCACACTCTTCACCACTATCCTGGCAGGatccctccccctccttgCAGCGGCCCAGACCCAGGCCACTGCTACTGCGGGGACAACGACTTCGACCGGGTCGAAGTGCGCTGCTCAGAA CATCGTGGATGATTGTAAAGAACGAATGATGGGCCAATTGAAAGCTTGCGGAGTAAACGAGTGGAAGTGCCTGTGTGAGCAGCAGGGCAACGTTGTTAC ATGCTACAACAACTGCCCTGGTTCTGCGGAGAGCGGCCctgaaaagcaaaagcaacaaGTCTACTGCAACGCAGCAAAAGCTCTCCCCTCGTCGTCAACAACGATTGCCTCTTCGACGGCTTCGGCGAcggaagcgaagaagaccAGTTCCTCTACTGCCACTTCGACTAGTACGTCTACGGGtgctgctgctcttcctACGGCGGCATTCGGGGCTGTCGAGGGGGGCTTGATGCTGGGTGTTGTGCTGGGTGTTTTGGGGCTGTAA
- a CDS encoding vacuolar protein sorting-associated protein 29 (membrane coat complex Retromer, subunit VPS29/PEP11) has translation MTSRLVLVIGDLFIPDRAPFRKLLTPNKIGQILCLGNLTDRSTFEFLRGIAPDLQLVKGDFDVDSPNLPLSKVVTHGSLRIGLTHGHTIIPPGDAEALLIAARQMDVDILLWGGAHRFDAFEMEGRFFITPGSATGALSTGYWPEGEEPTPSFCLMDIQGDVLVLYVYQLKTDANGVETVAVEKVSFRKNTVQS, from the exons ATGACGTCGCGTCTTGTTCTGGTCATTGGTGACCTCTTTATCCCTGATAGAGCTCCG TTTCGGAAACTCTTAACGCCAAACAAGATCGGCCAGATCCTCTGTCTGGGCAATCTGACCGACCGAAGTACATTTGAATTCCTCCGTGGTATCGCTCCCGATCTGCAATTGGTCAAGGGTGATTTCGATGTCGACTCTCCCAACCTACCCCTCTCAAAAGTGGTGACCCACGGAAGCCTCCGTATTGGTCTTACACATGGCCACACCATCATCCCGCCGGGTGACGCCGAAGCCCTGCTTATTGCCGCACGCCAGATGGATGTTGATATACTACTATGGGGTGGTGCGCACCGCTTCGATGCctttgagatggagggaAGATTCTTTATCACCCCCGGAAGTGCAACGGGCGCTTTGAGCACTGGGTATTGGCCCGAAGGAGAGGAACCAACACCTAGCTTTTGTCTCATGGAC ATTCAAGGTGACGTACTTGTGTTGTATGTCTACCAACTCAAGACGGACGCCAATGGTGTTGAAACCGTCGCGGTCGAAAAGGTCTCCTTCCGCAAGAACACCGTTCAATCATGA
- a CDS encoding alanine--glyoxylate transaminase (alanine-glyoxylate aminotransferase AGT1), which translates to MSQLRRTTQRLSLISRHLDQHLPLPDLNTPFSTERGSHPPDDIEYKPLDRTLPSTSPSQQPESPSTKMSSQAPHPTLLIPGPIEFDDAVLQSMAHYAESHVAPGFVKTFGETLTLVRKLFQSTNPAAQPFVISGSGTLGWDVVASSLVEKGENALVLHTGYFADSFATCLQTYGANATQLKAPIGERPSFEEIEQALKEKPYKIITITHVDTSTGVLSDIKRIAEIVRRVSPNTLVVVDGVCSVGCEEIAFDEWDLDVVLTASQKAIGCPPGLSILMTSPRAIDVFKNRQSPPASYYSSIGNWLPIMQNYENFKPSYFATPPTQLVHALHTTLSQITSRPMAERFAVHAQASDRVKAAVAELGLKQLAAKPENQAHAMTAIWLPEGLAPPDVLPGLLKRGVIFAAGLHKEAATKYIRFGHMGVSVSDPARKDIDNAIAALKEAMAEAKQAKGL; encoded by the exons ATGAGTCAATTGCG ACGGACGACGCAGCGGCTTAGTCTGATTTCCAGGCACCTGGATCAGCATTTACCGTTGCCCGATCTTAATACTCCCTTCTCGACCGAGAGAGGATCCCACCCTCCCGACGACATCGAATATAAACCCCTCGATCGCACTCTTCCTTCTACATCTCCTTCGCAACAACCAGAATCCCCCTCTACCAAAATGTCGTCCCAAGCCCCTCACCCCACCTTGTTGATTCCCGGACCCATCGAATTCGATGATGCTGTCCTCCAGTCTATGGCCCACTATGC CGAGAGCCACGTTGCTCCTGGCTTTGTCAAGACCTTCGGAGAGACATTGACCTTGGTGCGCAAGCTCTTCCAGTCCACCAACCCCGCCGCCCAGCCCTTCGTCATCTCCGGTAGCGGTACCCTTGGCTGGGATGTCGTCGCCTCCAGCTTGGTcgagaagggagagaatgCCCTCGTCCTGCACACCGGCTACTTCGCCGATTCCTTCGCCACATGCTTGCAAACCTACGGTGCGAACGCAACACAGCTCAAGGCACCCATCGGAGAGCGCCCCTCGTtcgaggagattgagcaggccctgaaggagaagccctacaagatcatcaccatcacccacGTCGACACCTCGACCGGTGTGCTCAGTGACATCAAGCGCATCGCCGAGATCGTCCGCCGCGTCAGCCCCAACACCCTGGTGGTCGTGGACGGTGTCTGCAGTGTCGGCTGCGAGGAGATCGCCTTTGATGAATGGGATCTTGACGTTGTCCTGACTGCcagccagaaggccatcgGTTGCCCCCCCGGCCTCAGCATCCTGATGACCTCCCCCCGCGCCATCGACGTCTTCAAGAACCGCCAGTCCCCCCCCGCTTCATACTACTCCTCCATCGGCAACTGGCTCCCCATCATGCAGAACTACGAGAACTTCAAGCCCTCCTACTTCGCTACCCCACCCACCCAGCTGGTCCACGCCCTGCACACCACCCTGTCCCAGATCACCTCCCGGCCCATGGCTGAGCGCTTCGCCGTGCACGCCCAGGCCTCGGACCGTGTCAAGGCTGCTGTCGCCGAGCTCGGCTTGAAGCAGCTGGCCGCGAAGCCAGAGAACCAGGCCCACGCCATGACGGCCATCTGGCTGCCCGAGGGTCTGGCCCCACCCGACGTGCTCCCCGGGCTGCTGAAGCGGGGCGTCATCTTTGCAGCGGGTCTGCACAAGGAGGCTGCGACCAAGTACATCCGGTTCGGACACATGGGCGTCAGTGTCTCCGATCCTGCCCGCAAGGACATTGACAACGCTATTGCCGCTCTGAAGGAGGCCATGGCCGAAGCCAAGCAGGCCAAGGGACTGTAA
- a CDS encoding arylsulfotransferase family protein (predicted protein) produces the protein MSIYTYIYPLLLLLNQSQALKWHTLLYDIGLLGAHPVTKYESFDLASPEPNILKWDPRCEDKYVFLSPRGHFYPHPGPLIFDNKGDLVWMEDRFGMVMDFRVQRYRGEDYLTFWVGEDDGTRGLGVYYMLDSTYTLTHTITPLNNQKGDVHEFQLTPAGTALITIYEIIPYDLTPVNGPPSGWIYDCLFQEIDVETNTLLFQWRASDHYNITETYFPLNGKGGANSSEEAYDYFHMNSVDKLDGGRYLVSSRYMHTVTCIGGDGEVLWVLGGKRNMFGDLSGGLATGFKWQHNARWVPGSFGSGGGNGDEGVDVITVFDNGANDHVMDEDHSRGLVIEVDANNWAATARHVYPAPGGFSARSQGNMQVLEESGNVFVGWGKAAAYTEFSARGEVLCDTHWGPKMFFPLGWVKSYRTYKSDWVGRPVMPPDVAVDEGSKTVFVSWNGATDVAGWVLQRVGSSTEDEFETVDYLPKTGFETAIEMGEAGGYWRLVAVDFTGEELGYTEVFGVDHSESWSLSSALAEDDGLLHMLTAACAVGAVLAALWQTRKRISVGLRYLASLRARRVY, from the exons ACGACATCGGCCTGCTGGGCGCGCACCCAGTCACAAAATACGAATCCTTCGACCTCGCCTCCCCAGAACCCAATATTCTAAAATGGGACCCCCGCTGCGAAGACAAATACGTCTTCCTCAGTCCACGGGGCCATTTCTACCCGCACCCGGGGCCATTGATCTTCGATAATAAGGGGGACTTGGTCTGGATGGAGGATCGGTTCGGGATGGTTATGGATTTCAGGGTTCAGAGGTATCGGGGGGAGGATTATTTGACGTTTTGGGTTGGGGAGGATGATGGGACGAGGGGGTTGGGGGTGTATTATATG TTAGATTCAACCTACACCCTAACCCACACCATAACCCCCCTCAACAACCAAAAAGGCGACGTCCATGAATTCCAACTCACCCCCGCCGGCACAGCCCTAATCACCATCTACGAGATCATCCCCTACGACCTTACGCCAGTCAACGGTCCCCCAAGCGGGTGGATCTACGATTGTCTCTTCCAGGAAATCGACGTCGAAACCAACACACTCCTCTTCCAATGGCGAGCCAGTGACCATTACAATATCACTGAAACTTATTTCCCGTTAAACGGGAAGGGAGGTGCGAATTCGAGTGAGGAGGCTTATGACTATTTTCATATGAATAGTGTGGATAAGTTGGACGGTGGACGGTATCTTGTTTCGTCGAGGTATATGCATACTGTTACCTGTATTGGGGGCGATGGGGAGGTGTTGTGGGTTCttggggggaagaggaatatgTTTGGGGATTTGTCGGGGGGACTGGCGACGGGGTTTAAGTGGCAGCATAATGCGAGGTGGGTTCCTGGGTCTTTTGGGTCTGGAGGAGGGAATGGCGATGAGGGTGTGGATGTGATTACAGTGTTTGATAATGGGGCCAATGATCATGTCATGGATGAGGATCATAGTCGGGGCTTGGTGATTGAGGTAGATGCCAACAATTGGGCCGCGACGGCCAGACACGTGTACCCTGCGCCTGGGGGATTCAGTGCGCGTTCGCAGGGTAATATGcaggtgttggaggaatCGGGAAATGTGTTTGTCGGCTGGGGCAAGGCTGCGGCGTATACCGAGTTCAGTGCCCGTGGGGAGGTGCTCTGTGATACGCACTGGGGTCCGAAGatgttctttcctttgggttgGGTCAAGTCGTATCGGACGTATAAGTCGGACTGGGTTGGGAGGCCTGTTATGCCGCCGGATGTAGCGGTTGATGAGGGTTCAAAGACGGTGTTTGTTAGTTGGAATGGCGCGACGGATGTGGCCGGGTGGGTTCTGCAGAGGGTCGGCAGCTCTACAGAGGACGAGTTTGAGACGGTGGATTATCTGCCCAAGACGGGGTTTGAGACGGCCATTGAGATGGGTGAGGCTGGTGGGTATTGGAGGTTGGTTGCGGTGGACTTCACCGGCGAGGAGTTGGGCTATACGGAGGTGTTTGGTGTGGACCATTCG GAGTCTTGGAGTCTCTCTTCGGCGTTGGCGGAAGATGATGGTCTGCTGCATATGCTTACCGCTGCTTGTGCGGTGGGAGCTGTACTGGCTGCTCTATGGCAgaccaggaagaggatctcAGTGGGGCTGCGTTATCTTGCATCACTACGGGCTCGACGGGTTTATTGA
- a CDS encoding NEDD4 family E3 ubiquitin-protein ligase (ubiquitin protein ligase RSP5/NEDD4), which yields MFNPFYCLFEYSAHDNYTLQINPHSGVNPEHLNYFKFIGRVVGLAIFHRRFLDSFFIGAFYKMMLRKKVSLQDMEGVDEDLHRNLTWTLDNDIEGIIELTFAVDDEKFGERRTIDLKPGGRDIPVTNENKGEYVELVTEWKIVKRVEEQFNAFMSGFNELIPADLVNVFDERELELLIGGIADIDVDDWKKHTDYRGYQESDEVIQNFWKIVRTWDAEQKSRLLQFTTGTSRIPVNGFKDLQGSDGPRRFTIEKSGDPGALPKSHTCFNRLDLPPYKTNDVLEHKLSIAVEETLGFGQE from the exons ATGTTTAACCCCTTCTATTGTCTTTTCGAATACTCCGCACATGATAATTATACCCTGCAAATTAATCCTCATTCGGGCGTTAATCCGGAGCATCTGAACTACTTCAAGTTCATTGGACGTGTTGTTGGATTGGCCATTTTCCACCGCCGTTTCCTTGATTCATTCTTTATTGGAGCGTTCTACAAGATGATGCTCCGGAAGAAGGTGTCGTTGCAAGATATGGAGGGTGTTGACGAAGATCTGCACCGCAACCTGACTTGGACCTT GGATAACGATATCGAGGGCATTATAGAGTTGACGTTCGCCGTTGACGACGAGAAGTTCGGAGAGCGCCGTACGATCGATCTCAAGCCGGGCGGTCGGGATATTCCTGTTACCAACGAAAACAAGGGAGAATACGTTGA GTTGGTCACCGAGTGGAAGATTGTGAAACGGGTTGAGGAACAATTCAACGCCTTCATGTCAGGCTTCAATGAGCTGATCCCTGCCGATTTGGTCAACGTCTTCGACGAGCGTGAACTGGAACTGCTGATTGGAGGTATTGCGGACATTGACGTTGATGACTGGAAGAAGCACACCGACTACCGTGGCTACCAGGAGTCGGATGAGGTGATCCAGAACTTCTGGAAGATCGTCCGCACCTGGGATGCGGAACAGAAGTCCCGTCTGCTTCAGTTCACTACTGGTACATCCCGTATCCCGGTCAACGGGTTCAAAGACCTGCAAGGTTCCGACGGACCGAGACGGTTCACTATCGAGAAGTCCGGCGATCCGGGGGCGCTGCCCAAATCCCACACATG CTTCAACCGGCTCGATCTTCCTCCGTATAAGACTAATGATGTGTTGGAGCATAAACTCTCGATTGCAGTGGAGGAGACATTAGGTTTCGGACAGGAGTAG
- a CDS encoding polyadenylate-binding protein (splicing factor RNPS1, SR protein superfamily) produces the protein MNPEENEVKDERLQHQEEGVDDEEEIAAMKRRVAEMESEAAKLREMQATLDQQSENLREDKEEIDARSIFVGNVDYGASPEEIQAHFQSCGSINRVTILLDKFSGQPKGYAYVEFAEPSLVAQALVLNESVFRGRNLKVVPKRTNLPGMSRGRGRGGFRGRGFFRGAPRGGYRGGYRGGRGRGYAPY, from the exons ATGAATCCCGAAGAGAACGAAGTCAAAGATGAGCGCTTGCAGCATCAAGAAGAGGGGGTAGACGATGAG GAAGAGATTGCGGCGATGAAGAGACGGGTAGCCGAAATGGAATCCGAGGCAGCGAAGTTGCGCGAGATGCAAGCCACCCTTGATCAACAGTCCGAGAACCTGCGggaagataaggaagagatcgatgCGCGGAGTATTTTCGTCGGCAACGTTGATTACGGTGCTTCCCCGGAGGAGATTCAGGCGCATTTCCAGAGCTGTGGCTCAATAAATCGCGTTACTATTCTCCTGGATAAGTTTTCGGGTCAGCCGAAAGG GTACGCCTATGTAGAGTTCGCAGAACCTAGTTTGGTGGCCCAGGCACTTGTCCTAAATGAGAGTGTTTTCCGTGGCAGGAATCTAAAG GTTGTCCCCAAGCGTACCAACTTGCCCGGCATGAGTCGAGGCCGCGGACGAGGTGGCTTCCGGGGCCGGGGTTTCTTCCGTGGCGCCCCTCGGGGAGGCTACCGCGGAGGCTATCGTGGTGGCCGGGGTCGGGGCTATGCACCTTACTAA